A section of the Syntrophorhabdaceae bacterium genome encodes:
- a CDS encoding formylmethanofuran dehydrogenase subunit E family protein, producing the protein MMILSHTFEEYARMVKSFHGNTAPGVMIGGSMVDLAYRCLPEGGLYDVICETAKCLPDAVQLLTPCSTGNQWLRIIDTGRFALAFYDKATGEGVRVFIDPQKLETWPEIKGWLLKLRPKAEQNRELLMREIERAGSDICSVEKIKVSLDLLKKKKGSIVLCPSCGEPYPSLRGAICPACKGGLLPYESGPRGGGGVTIRGCIGE; encoded by the coding sequence ATGATGATCCTTTCCCACACCTTTGAAGAATACGCCCGGATGGTGAAATCCTTTCATGGCAACACCGCGCCCGGGGTCATGATAGGGGGGTCCATGGTGGACCTCGCCTATCGCTGCCTGCCCGAGGGCGGGCTCTACGATGTCATATGCGAGACGGCAAAGTGCCTCCCCGACGCGGTCCAGCTTCTCACCCCCTGCTCCACGGGAAACCAGTGGCTCCGCATCATCGACACGGGCCGCTTCGCCCTTGCCTTTTACGACAAGGCCACGGGCGAGGGGGTGCGGGTCTTCATCGACCCGCAGAAGCTCGAGACATGGCCCGAGATAAAGGGGTGGCTCCTGAAGCTTCGGCCCAAGGCCGAGCAGAACAGAGAACTTCTCATGAGGGAGATAGAGAGGGCGGGCAGCGACATATGCTCCGTTGAAAAGATAAAGGTCTCCCTTGACCTCCTGAAGAAGAAAAAGGGCTCCATCGTCCTTTGCCCTTCCTGCGGTGAGCCCTATCCTTCCTTGCGGGGGGCTATATGCCCCGCCTGCAAGGGAGGGCTGCTGCCCTATGAATCGGGGCCGCGGGGCGGCGGCGGGGTCACTATCCGTGGATGCATCGGAGAATGA
- a CDS encoding methyltransferase domain-containing protein: MEGIEYAACLQKMTGGTLRPGGLTITDRAFELCSISPDCRVLDAGCGSGVTLRHLKDHHGARGYGLDLSMEMLAGARSADDKGVLVQARMEAMPFSAGIFRCIVCECVLSHTDHEAVVKEFSRVIEREGVLVLSDLYRRSGPAFAPSGMEILDKEHITECLARSGFHILNWEDRTVDLKRLAAELVMSGCTFPPYHTAPRLSCDTGLVAWRGVGYYLLVARRTHGNQC; the protein is encoded by the coding sequence ATGGAAGGAATAGAATACGCGGCATGCCTTCAAAAGATGACCGGCGGGACGCTCAGGCCCGGCGGATTGACAATCACCGATAGAGCTTTTGAATTGTGTTCCATCTCGCCGGACTGCAGGGTACTTGATGCGGGGTGCGGCAGCGGTGTTACACTCCGTCACCTCAAGGACCATCACGGGGCGAGAGGGTACGGCCTTGACCTTTCCATGGAAATGCTCGCCGGGGCGCGTTCGGCAGACGACAAGGGCGTGCTGGTGCAGGCAAGGATGGAGGCAATGCCTTTTAGCGCCGGCATCTTCCGGTGCATCGTCTGCGAATGTGTTCTCTCACATACCGACCACGAAGCCGTCGTGAAAGAGTTTTCCAGGGTAATTGAAAGGGAGGGCGTTCTCGTGCTCTCCGACCTGTATCGGCGCTCCGGCCCAGCCTTTGCGCCGTCAGGCATGGAGATCCTGGATAAGGAACACATAACGGAATGCCTTGCGCGGTCCGGTTTCCATATCTTGAACTGGGAGGACAGGACCGTGGATCTCAAGAGACTGGCGGCGGAGCTTGTCATGTCGGGATGCACGTTTCCGCCGTATCATACGGCCCCGCGGCTGTCCTGCGACACAGGGCTCGTTGCCTGGCGGGGTGTCGGATATTATCTTCTTGTGGCGAGGAGAACTCATGGGAACCAATGCTGA
- a CDS encoding C-GCAxxG-C-C family protein: MGTNAESEVLHLNERMLEVAKLNGMGYCCTQIMAIMMLRNMGRENPDLVRSLGGLCKGIADSGETCGVLLGGACLISLLLGKGSDDETPKGDLPFAIHDLTDWFERQTRGPYGGKKCRDILAVSPDKKACLKLILETYEKVLSILETYGVHPAAETVNE; the protein is encoded by the coding sequence ATGGGAACCAATGCTGAAAGTGAAGTGCTCCATCTCAACGAACGCATGCTCGAAGTGGCGAAGCTCAACGGGATGGGGTATTGCTGCACCCAGATAATGGCGATAATGATGTTGAGGAACATGGGCCGGGAGAACCCCGACCTCGTGAGATCCTTGGGCGGATTGTGCAAGGGGATAGCGGATTCCGGAGAGACCTGCGGCGTTCTTTTAGGGGGCGCCTGCCTTATCTCCCTTCTTCTCGGGAAGGGTTCCGACGACGAGACGCCGAAGGGCGATCTTCCCTTCGCGATCCACGATCTTACAGACTGGTTCGAGCGGCAGACGCGAGGCCCCTACGGTGGAAAGAAATGCAGGGATATTCTGGCCGTGAGCCCCGATAAAAAGGCCTGTCTCAAGCTTATCCTGGAAACCTACGAAAAGGTTCTGTCCATACTGGAGACCTATGGAGTGCACCCTGCTGCGGAGACCGTGAATGAGTGA
- a CDS encoding radical SAM protein translates to MSEADPGILKRSESLCPVCFKVLEAALVKRGDEVFLEKSCEGHGQWSVPVWRGEPRYEDWTRRKTPVHPEVVYSQVERGCPFDCGLCASHRQYPCSVLLEVTNRCNLNCPVCFADTPREQCGAGEPAMETIGWWYERVMDAAGPCSIQLSGGEPTLRDDLPAIVALGAKKGFSFIQVNTNGVVIAGRPGYARMLREAGLSTVFLQFDGTEDRVYTELRGRPLLSEKMTAIDECAAAGLGVILVPTLVAGVNTGDIGSIIRLAVKLSPVVRGVHFQPLSYFGRYHLPPEPSRRFTLPEVIAAITDQAGDVAGRWNFLPPGTENDHCSFHGSFLVMPDGRLKCTSPPAGLCCGESDGREGLMRTVSTVARQWSPASSCCPAGVASGKRGEAGTPLVSDGDVIDLDAFLERGRDFGFSISCMAFQDVWNIDLDRLRDCCISVMSPDGRLIPFCAYNLTSETGRTLYRGR, encoded by the coding sequence ATGAGTGAAGCAGACCCAGGGATTCTCAAGAGGTCCGAGAGCCTCTGTCCCGTCTGCTTCAAGGTTTTGGAAGCCGCACTGGTCAAAAGGGGGGACGAGGTCTTTCTTGAGAAATCCTGCGAGGGACATGGTCAGTGGAGTGTGCCCGTCTGGAGGGGCGAGCCGCGGTATGAGGATTGGACCCGGCGAAAAACGCCCGTTCACCCCGAGGTTGTCTACAGTCAGGTCGAAAGGGGTTGTCCCTTCGATTGCGGGCTCTGCGCATCTCACCGTCAATACCCCTGTTCGGTGCTCCTCGAGGTCACGAACCGGTGCAACCTCAATTGCCCGGTGTGTTTTGCCGACACGCCCCGTGAACAGTGCGGCGCCGGGGAGCCGGCCATGGAAACCATCGGCTGGTGGTATGAACGTGTTATGGATGCGGCAGGCCCTTGCAGTATCCAGCTTTCCGGCGGAGAGCCCACGCTCAGGGACGATCTCCCGGCGATAGTGGCCCTGGGGGCAAAAAAGGGTTTTTCCTTCATTCAGGTGAATACGAACGGGGTCGTCATCGCAGGCAGGCCCGGTTATGCGAGGATGCTCCGGGAGGCCGGGCTTTCAACGGTCTTCCTCCAGTTCGACGGTACAGAGGACCGCGTGTATACCGAGCTGCGGGGACGCCCTCTTCTGAGCGAGAAGATGACGGCCATCGATGAATGCGCCGCGGCAGGACTGGGGGTAATTCTCGTGCCCACACTCGTCGCGGGAGTGAACACCGGCGATATCGGTTCCATAATTCGTCTTGCCGTAAAGCTGAGCCCCGTTGTGAGAGGGGTCCATTTTCAGCCCCTGAGCTATTTCGGCCGCTACCACCTGCCCCCCGAACCCTCGCGGAGGTTCACACTTCCCGAGGTCATAGCGGCCATCACAGACCAGGCGGGCGATGTCGCCGGGCGCTGGAATTTCCTGCCGCCCGGTACCGAGAACGACCATTGTTCCTTTCATGGCAGCTTCCTGGTGATGCCCGACGGCCGGTTGAAATGCACCTCGCCGCCGGCAGGCCTCTGCTGCGGGGAGAGCGACGGCAGAGAGGGGCTGATGCGCACCGTATCCACCGTTGCCAGGCAATGGTCGCCCGCATCGTCCTGCTGTCCGGCAGGGGTCGCATCCGGAAAAAGGGGTGAGGCCGGCACGCCCCTCGTTTCAGATGGGGATGTCATCGACCTCGACGCCTTTCTCGAAAGGGGACGGGATTTCGGGTTCTCCATCTCCTGCATGGCCTTTCAGGACGTGTGGAACATAGATCTCGACCGGCTGCGGGACTGCTGCATCTCCGTAATGTCCCCCGACGGCCGCCTCATTCCCTTTTGCGCGTACAATCTCACAAGCGAAACGGGGCGGACCCTCTACCGTGGCAGATAG
- a CDS encoding AMP-binding protein translates to MADRTARTPLDRWIAGKVRGRDGLSFVSRDDLDRYHLEKLREAVDYAKHGSPFYGRLLKGLCGSDLSSLDDVASVPFTTAQDIKDSPLSFLCVSQDEIARVVTLSTSGTTGTSKRLFFTAEDLELTIDFFHHGMSTLVSPGQRVLILLPGEKRDSVGDLLKRGLARMNVEGIVHGPVRDVDKAVSDITEFSVDCLVGIPTQVLWIARTGSGAIPQGRIKSVLLSTDYVPQAIVNELEGLWGCPVFSHYGMTETGLGCAVECAALSGYHIREADFYVEIVDPGTGRACSDGQAGEIVFTTLTRKGMPLIRYRTGDICHFMTGPCSCGTALRRLGRVGGRLEAGVPVGRGHSLTIPDLDEALFPVPGLVNYSAELVRGDGNNQLLLSLYTGTVDGGGLAKAARRAAMAVPAVHEAVTEGSLEVPLPTFTSTNPFTTGVGKRRIEVRTRVGTI, encoded by the coding sequence GTGGCAGATAGAACAGCACGAACGCCCCTCGATCGATGGATAGCCGGGAAGGTCCGCGGCAGAGATGGTCTGTCCTTTGTTTCCCGGGATGACCTTGATCGCTACCACCTTGAGAAGCTGCGCGAGGCGGTGGATTATGCGAAGCACGGCAGTCCCTTCTACGGGAGACTGTTGAAGGGACTCTGCGGCAGCGACCTGAGTTCCCTCGATGACGTTGCCTCTGTGCCTTTCACCACGGCACAGGATATAAAGGACTCCCCTTTGAGTTTTCTCTGTGTATCCCAGGACGAGATAGCACGTGTCGTCACCCTCAGCACCTCGGGCACGACGGGCACATCGAAGCGGCTCTTTTTCACTGCCGAAGACCTGGAACTGACCATCGATTTCTTTCATCACGGCATGTCAACCCTCGTGTCCCCCGGCCAGCGGGTTCTCATCCTTCTCCCCGGGGAAAAGCGGGACAGCGTCGGCGACCTTTTGAAACGAGGGCTTGCGAGGATGAACGTGGAGGGAATCGTTCACGGTCCCGTGCGGGATGTGGACAAGGCCGTATCGGACATCACTGAATTCTCTGTCGATTGCCTGGTCGGCATACCAACACAGGTGCTCTGGATCGCGCGAACAGGCAGTGGTGCCATACCGCAGGGAAGGATCAAGAGCGTTCTCTTGTCGACGGACTACGTCCCGCAGGCCATCGTCAATGAACTGGAAGGCCTGTGGGGCTGTCCTGTTTTTTCCCATTATGGGATGACGGAAACGGGTCTTGGCTGTGCCGTTGAATGCGCGGCCCTCAGCGGTTACCACATCCGTGAGGCCGACTTCTACGTGGAGATCGTCGACCCCGGGACCGGGCGGGCCTGCTCCGACGGGCAAGCCGGAGAGATCGTTTTCACCACACTCACCCGCAAGGGGATGCCTCTCATCCGGTACCGTACGGGGGACATCTGCCATTTCATGACCGGCCCATGCTCCTGCGGTACTGCGCTCAGGCGCCTCGGCAGGGTCGGCGGCAGGCTTGAAGCCGGGGTGCCCGTAGGGAGAGGTCATAGCCTGACCATCCCCGACCTTGACGAAGCGCTGTTCCCCGTTCCGGGGCTGGTCAATTACTCGGCGGAGCTTGTCCGCGGCGACGGAAATAACCAACTCCTCCTGTCTCTTTACACCGGCACGGTCGATGGGGGTGGCCTGGCGAAGGCGGCCCGCAGGGCCGCGATGGCCGTACCCGCCGTTCACGAGGCGGTTACTGAAGGTTCTCTCGAAGTCCCTCTGCCCACTTTCACCTCGACGAACCCATTCACGACGGGCGTGGGGAAAAGAAGGATAGAGGTGAGGACCAGGGTTGGAACCATTTGA
- a CDS encoding M48 family metalloprotease: MLREARHILIAGLFLLVLTGCAGQQVKYVKVRENPDMHQRVERILTESRSVVSPYSIYRFQFAIVEDKTPNAWVNTQKGLFVVTTGLLRMCDDNELALVFLHENAHIKYNHAAKNSLLSDATSAAFTIGGFFLPGVGYGNLIVNPLVTKGYSRSQELEADKDVIDQCHLLRLTPDHYVSALEKMKQYATSKGDSSDSTGLFDSHPNLQYRIDTINTITGKTRQNR, translated from the coding sequence ATGCTGAGGGAGGCGAGACACATATTGATTGCAGGTCTCTTCCTCCTCGTTCTGACGGGGTGTGCCGGCCAACAGGTCAAGTACGTGAAGGTCCGGGAGAACCCCGACATGCACCAGAGGGTGGAACGCATCCTTACCGAATCGCGGAGCGTCGTCAGCCCCTACTCCATTTACCGTTTCCAGTTCGCCATCGTTGAGGACAAGACCCCCAATGCCTGGGTGAACACGCAGAAAGGCCTTTTCGTTGTAACCACGGGCCTTCTGCGGATGTGCGACGACAACGAGCTCGCCCTTGTCTTCCTGCACGAGAACGCCCATATCAAGTACAACCACGCCGCAAAGAACTCCCTGCTCTCCGACGCCACCTCGGCGGCCTTCACCATAGGCGGGTTCTTTCTGCCCGGAGTGGGCTACGGGAACCTCATTGTCAATCCCCTCGTTACAAAAGGCTACAGCAGGTCACAGGAACTCGAGGCGGACAAGGACGTCATCGACCAGTGCCACCTGCTGCGCCTGACACCGGACCACTACGTTTCAGCTCTGGAAAAGATGAAACAATACGCGACATCAAAGGGGGACTCCTCCGATTCCACGGGCCTCTTTGACAGTCATCCCAATCTGCAATACAGGATAGATACGATAAACACGATAACGGGAAAAACCCGTCAGAACCGTTGA
- a CDS encoding cation diffusion facilitator family transporter translates to MDIRLKVALFAAASALVLAVGKFAIGLLSGSMAVVSSALDSLLDVFMSAMNFYAITKASEPADDEHRYGHGKAEDLAGTFQSLVIVLSGSFIIFKAIEAFFQRSVISYSFLDFLAMSLSLVFSFVISTILMRTGNRTGSNALKADALHYRSDLYSNSGAIIAIILTRYTGIILFDLVFAVIIGMIIIISALSIFRGSISGIMDSRLDDEIERQIRDILGETSFPAAGFHKLRTRRSGSAKYLDFHLLACRRLHIDEAHALAHGIEARIKGQIPGTDIIVHVEPCKEKCDLTEITCVLKKR, encoded by the coding sequence ATGGACATCAGACTGAAGGTTGCCCTTTTTGCGGCGGCATCCGCCCTTGTTCTTGCCGTGGGAAAATTTGCCATAGGGCTCTTGTCGGGCTCCATGGCAGTAGTCTCTTCTGCCCTCGACAGTCTTCTCGACGTTTTCATGTCAGCCATGAACTTCTATGCCATCACGAAGGCATCGGAACCTGCCGACGACGAGCATCGCTATGGCCACGGCAAGGCCGAGGATCTTGCGGGGACTTTTCAGTCCCTCGTCATCGTGCTGTCGGGATCCTTCATCATCTTCAAGGCAATAGAGGCCTTCTTCCAGCGCTCGGTCATCTCCTACTCATTTCTCGATTTCCTTGCCATGAGCCTTTCCCTGGTTTTTAGCTTCGTCATATCGACGATCCTCATGAGGACGGGAAACCGGACGGGTTCCAACGCACTCAAGGCCGATGCCCTCCATTACAGGAGCGACCTCTATTCGAACTCGGGGGCAATAATAGCCATAATCCTCACCCGTTACACGGGAATCATTCTCTTCGACCTTGTCTTTGCCGTTATTATCGGGATGATAATCATCATCTCCGCGCTGAGTATATTTCGCGGGAGCATCTCGGGCATCATGGATTCCCGCCTTGACGATGAGATAGAGCGGCAGATACGGGACATATTAGGCGAAACGTCCTTTCCCGCGGCCGGGTTTCACAAGCTGCGTACCCGCCGTTCGGGAAGCGCCAAATATCTGGATTTCCATCTCCTTGCATGCCGGAGACTTCATATCGACGAGGCCCACGCCCTTGCCCACGGCATAGAGGCCAGGATCAAGGGGCAGATACCGGGAACCGACATTATCGTGCACGTCGAGCCGTGCAAGGAGAAATGCGATCTTACGGAGATAACGTGTGTCCTGAAGAAGAGATAA